The Parabacteroides sp. FAFU027 DNA window TCCGCGAATAGGTTCAACATTTGCCCGAATCTGCAATTCGTCGTTGATGTTATAAGTAGCAGGAGTTACTAATTTGGTTGAATCATTACCTACACCTAACAACCAGCCTTTATTGTTAGCTCTTTCAATATAACTTTTATCTGTCAGACCAAAAGCAAAATCTAATCCCGGAGCCATTAAGCCCGCCTCCCTTCCTTGTCCAAAGAACGCACCGACTTCAGGTTGGAATGATGGTAATGACATGGCATTTATCCTACGATAACCGATAGATATATTTCTCACTGACATTAATCCACGGGCAATGTATTGCCCAATTTCATAGATTGGAGAATCTTCCATTCTCGGGCCCGGAGTAACCGTTAACTGCAATGATAAGGCGCCTCTGCTGTTGATGACGATCTTATTATTGTCAATTACCTTATAACTCACCTCATACAAGCTATTATCCGCTTTTCGGGCAATTACTTTTACATTGCGGCTGTTCAGGTTGTGGTAAATTGTCAGGGTCGTATCCTTGCGTAGGGAAATGGTCTGCTTGAATTCCTTCTTTGCCATAACATCATTTCTTCGCGGCATTCCCTGACTCTGCTGCAGGGAGGAAAATTTCCTGTTCGCATCTTTCAGAAACTTGAACTTATTATACAGCTGTTCCAGGTTTAACCGGCTATCAAAACCTATCTGCATCTGGTTACGGATGGTATTTCCATACTCGGTATTTGCATCGATATATGCACCTCTGTCCCAGTTATATGATGAATTATATTTCACATCTGCGGTAGTCCAGTCGAGGAATCCGATTTTACTTAGAGGTAAAGTCCATGTTAAATTCGCCGTTTGAGAATATGTCAGAGGACGACCTAACTTCCGCAAGTTCATATTGACTGTATCTTTCCAGTCCTCGTATCGCTCAGGGAACAGACGACGGTTCACAGGAACATTCGGCTCATCAATACGGGCATTCGTTGCCGCATTAATATTGAATTTGATCTGTTTGGTAAAATCCCATCGCAGACTAAATTGGCGATCCCACAAGAAATCTTTTTTCCAGGATAATAACGGATCCGATATTTCTAGTTTTCCTGTTGTGGGATTATTCAAATCACGCGACAACATTTCATAGTAATTGCGTGTAATATTCGTATTGAATCCGAAGTTATTTGGCAAAAAGTTAATACCAAAATCCTTTACTACTTTAAGCGATTTTGCCTTCACCTTATTAAATGGCTCCCAGGCCTTCAACATTGGAGAATAGTTATAGGTAAACATTCCGCGATAGTCACGGCTAATCTCCCACGCAGTAGTCGGATTGTGCTTATTACTTTCGTTATATGCGTATCCTACACTAAAGTTCGCCGGGTCATATGGCATCGGTTTTTTACTCTGAATATCGAATTTCAGGCTTGATACACTGAAGCTTCTGACCTTAACCAAGGTTTGGGAAAGATCTTTGATTGAATCTCTCTTTTCCTGTGTATTGTAGGTATTCAGAACATTTTGCAATAATAAATCCTGATCAGTCGCACTATATTTCGGGCTGGTTACCTGTTCTGAATATGAATAAAAAAGCGGTGCTTTGAGTTTTACTTTTTCAGGAACTAAACGCCCCAACTCAACATTTGCGGCTACGTTCATTTGTTGATAATCTTCGGTCAGTCGTTCTGATACAGACTGTTCTATAGAACCGAAGCCTGCTGTCTGTTTCAATCCGCTCACATTCAAGCTGGCAATGTCAGATATTGCAAGATTGGCGTTACCGGTTAATGCCCATCCGCCATCTTCATTAAATCCGGTTACTCGCAATTCATTCACCCATATCTCAGCAGATTTTGAATTAGTAGAATTATTACGCACCCCGATCATAATAGTCTTGACATCTGACAAAGAAGGGCTTCCCACAACCGTAATCTTGTTTGCAGGGTTATCCGGATCGGACAATGTATATGGTGTAATAAAGGTCACGTTTGTGCCGGCTCTGTTTTTTTCTGTGTTTCTTTTCGTCTTAGTATCGGTCAAAACAGAAAGCGGAAAATCAAACATATTCGTAACCGGCCAAACTTCTAAACGACTTTTTGTCGAATTTGCAAGATATTCCCCCCATTCAGTCAGTGTGAGAGGAATCTCATATTCATAATAGTTATTTTTATAGTCAGAACCTAATCTAATAAAAACGGAAAGATCTCCCGATTTAGGTGTCTTATCATCTTCAGCGATTTTCTCCGCATGAGAGTACATTTGCAGACGCTTATACTGGCGAAGATCTATGCCTGAACCTTTGTAAACAGCACGCGCATCACTGGCGCCCAAATCAGTAATTTTCAACGAAAGTGCCTGTTCATTTAATTGGGTCAACTGAGGTTGACTTGGGTCAATCACACGGCTAATACCCGGAGGTAATACATAAGCCACCGGTTTTCGGTTTGCATTTTCTTCGATATTGACTGCCGAAAGTACCAGCGACCCATTGCTTGATGCCGCATTTTGTTTATTCAGGGTTTGAGTATAAGCACGCCATTCTCCGCGAATTAATTCTAAAGTTGCAAAACGAAGAATTACAGAATCCTGGAAACCGGTAAGATACATACGCATAAAACGTATGGTCTTAAAATCCTTGATATTATTTATTGCTTTATTATAATCATGGACCGGAATTTTAAACTGATACCAGGTTACAGGTTTATTATTAACCAAAGCAACTCGTTTATCTGTTATAAAGTTGTTACCGATAGTTGTGTCCTTGTGGTTGATTTGAACGCGATATTCAAAGTAGCGTTCATATTCATTCAAAGTATTATCCTGATTAATATCCTCAACATCTGGTACATTCTTTGCTGCCACATCATATTTCTCGGGAGAATCTGATGATGCTGTTGAGTTTCCCTCTGTACCGTTATAGCGTTTGTAACGATTTAGAATGCTTACTTTATCCTTGTCAAAATCAGAACCTCGGAAATAGTGATAATTATCTCCGGCCGGGTCATTATTAATCTTCTCGTACGCAGCATCAGTCAGGTAACCTTTTAAGGAAGCTAAATAACTGGCATAGGTCGAAAACGATTTTTCTTCTGTTGTTGAAAGCCCATCCAATCCGATGTCTTGTAACTTCCGAAGTCCGGTAGTGTTATCAAAAGCATAAGTCAGAGATTGTCTTTTTGAGATGTACCCCCAATTTGTAGAATCGACAATGCTTTTATCGCCTGTAAAGCCATTTTCAAAAGACTTTTTCCCATCCTTGAGGATATCTTCAGAAACCTCCCCGAGATTGAATACCAATTCTCCATTACTTCCCTTTTGAGCATCGGATTCATTTACAAATGGATCCATCATCCAAAACTCAATATATTCGATATTAGAGCTTTCAAAGTCTGTAATATCAAGTTTACGCATCACCCCCCCCCAGCGTTTGGCCGGGTCCCTTAAAGTACCATCGGGGTTGATACCGGATGAATAACTTGTTGGATTGACATCCAGGTTGTAAGGGCCTCTTTCTTTTGGATAATAGGCAACGTTAAGCACCGGTATTATTGATGTTTCGCCATACACCCTTGATTTATTCGGGAAAATCTCCTGTTCAGTTACTTCTCGAACAAAGTTATTCTGACGTTGCTCTTTATCTGCCTTAATGTGAGCCGGCATCAAAGATGAGCTGGTCCGCGTAAAGATCCCATCAATCTGATACCAGGCCAGAAGAGCCCGGTTTTTCCCGTAGCTTATGTCGTTTGACAATTTTGACTCAGCAAATTCCGAAGGTGTTGAAGCAATCGTCCAGGGATAATATTCACGCAAACTGTATCCTGTCTGTGTCGCCTCAAAGTCATCCAGATAAGAAGTTCCCTGGTTTCCCAGTTCTTTAGCATGACCGGGATTTAACTTCGCAAATTCTGCATTAACAGTAAGATAAGACGGTGCCTTTGCATTGATAAAAGGAACTTTGTTTACAAGATCTGTCAACCACTGGAATTGCTTACGGTACGAAGTATTGAAGCCCCATATTGTATTGCTGATTGACTCCTCACCCATATTGACTTTTTGTGTCAATGGCTTTTCAGATAAGTGCATAATCGTACCACCCACGGTGAAATTCGGATTGAACTCATAATTCAGATTCAACCCTGTCAACGTTTTGCGCTGCATGCTAAATGTGGATTGATTCTCAAGCGATACACTCACCGGAGTTCCTGATTCCAATATATTACTATTGAGAATGGTCACCACACCCATCGCATAATCTACCGTATAATCGACATTTTCAGTCAACGCTGCTCCCCCGGCTGTTACTTTTACCGATCCCCGCGGCACATTCATTGCATTCAGTCTGATTTCCGAACCTGATGAGGATTTATATTCTCCTTTCAACAAAAACTTATTCTTTTCGGCAAGTTGTTGGGCAACCGTTTTAGTTGAATCATAGAGTTCTTGGAAAACATATTTACTCGCCTTGTTAGCGTCAGTAAACTGTTTCGCAAGGTGGGCGCCAAATGGCTCTACAACAGGAAAGTAAATGCGTCCGGTTTGTGAATTAACGGTAAATCCCTCAACATAGTCAAAGAATCCGTCAGGATAATTCTCATTTTTAGAATCAAGACGGTCCAGATTCATGGTTTTCAGCAGGACTTGTTTTCCATTCTTACTTTCAGGCAAATAGTTCACGTAGTTACCGGTAGAATCGCTTTGGTAAACAATATCCATACGGAATTTATCTTTCTGAATCTGGTAAGCATTGAGTGCATACACGTTTTTCATCATCAAATTCCACATTTTTGAATCCGGCGAGAACGAGGTGTTTTTCAACAACTTAGCATACAATGTTTTACCGGCAGTTGTATTATCCGACGAAAATTCCCCCACCTGATAAACAGTACCATTCATGGTATATTCGTAAGCCACACACAATACTTCATCCGGTTGAAGCGCCGATTTCAGGGAAACATATCCCAACTGGCTATTGTAGGTATATTCCGAAGATTCAAGCTTGCGTGCACTCTCGATTTTCTCATAATCCTTTCCTCCCACAATCTGGCCTTCCAATATCTGGCTTGCTTTGCTGATTTCACGTAGATCTGTCCAGGAAGTAATTGTTTTATATAATGAGTTTGACTCATTATCAGGAACTTCTTTACTTCCGGGTGTCCATTTATTATCAGACAAATCCTTGGCATTATGTTCCCCTAAATCGGTAAAACCTATAATATTACGGGCCTGATCATAATTACCTCTTTTATTTGTCACCCATACCTCCATCCGGTTAATAACCATTCCGGAAGAAATATATGGCAATTTGCTCATCCACTTATCGTAATTATCCCGGAAGTAGTGAGAAAGAAAGAAGTGGCGATTTTCGTCATACTGATCAATTTTAATTTCAAATGAAGTCGTCTGAACTCCTCCTTTTGCATTGACCGTTTTTGACTGGGATTCTTGTTGAGCCAGAATAGCTGTAGCCTTAAGTTTTCCAAACTGCAATGTGGATTTGACCCCAAACAGCGCCTGAGAACCTTTTATCAATGAACCGGTAGCCGGCATACTAACATTCCCGGCTTCAATGTTTTTAATAATCTCATCCTCTTTTCCCTGATACTGAAGTTTGATTTTCTTAGAGTCAAAATCAAACGTTGCCTCCGTATCATAGTTCAGGTTAAAGTTCACTTTATCACCTACTTTGGCATTGACATTCAACTGTACCTTCTCGTCGAAATCAAAGTATGTACGTTTGCGGGAACGCTCCGGCAATGAAGGGTTGTCAATTACGTTACGCTTAATCCCAAGCCCGATCTCGGCAGATCCCTGTGTACGAATATCAATTCCTCCGGGGCCAAATAATTTATCTGCAGGGCCGAGACCGATTTTCACATTCAAAAATCCGAGATTGTCTTTTCCCTTAGACAGAGCCTCTGCATTTTTGGACTTGTAATATGACTGCAGGGACTGATAAAAAGTCTGGTTCATATACTCTTTTTCAGTCAGCAAAATCGGAGTCGCTATATCCACATCCCCCATCCTGGTCCGAATGATATAATTACGTGTATCCGTATCAAATTCAACTGAGGTATTAACATTTTTGGGATTAGGAAGATCAATCGGGTTCTTTTGGCGATACTCAGTCGCAGAAGCAGGTGCAAGCTGCGCAACCGGGTAGCGCGATTTTGCGGTAGAATCCTGGCTTGTTGATTTTACCGTCTGATTGGGTATTTGTTTTTCCCCTCCGGTCTTTGCAAATACACTGATAAATCCGCCTGCCAGTGCAACCAGAGCAAGAGATAAAAGAGGTTGGATTTTATTTTTCAAAACATAGAAGTTTTTGAATGAACAAATTACAGTAACTTAAGAGCTGACTTAATCACCTGTTCCACCGTCATTTGAGGCGATTCAGAGAGCAGCTTGCGTACCACTTTAGCCGATGCAGCCTGCATAAAGCCTAGCATGATTAATGCAGCAACTGCTTCATTTTCCGTTTCGGAATGAGCCAATGCACCCATAATTAACGAGTCTCCCGAGGCTTTTATTTTGTCTTTCAGGTCAACAATAATACGTTCTGCTGTTTTAGCACCGATACCTTTCACTGTTTTAAGCAGTTTGGAATTACCGGATGCAATGGTTGATTCCAGTTCCGCTACGGTCATCGAGGAAAGAATCACCCTTGCAGTATTGGTCCCGACCCCCGAAACGGAGATCAGCAGAAGAAAAATCTCCCGCTCATGCTTATCCCGGAAGCCATAAAGCAGATGCGCATCTTCACGAATGGCCTCGTAAACGTAAAGTTTTATACGATGGCCTACCGACATATTTTGATAAGTATTGAGCGATATATTAATAAAATACCCCAGGCCGTTACAGTCAACAACCACACTTGCGGGCGTAAGTTCTACAATTTCTCCGGAAATATAATCAAGCATAAATCTCTTAATTTTTCGGGTCTGATTTTTATGGTTTACTACTCAAAATCGCAAGTTGGGTAATTCTTATTTTCAAGTTGTTAACTCAACAAAAAGACAAAACAGACATGCGTGTCTACATTTACCCTAATTTACGATAAGAGCCACAAAAATATAACAAATTCCCGAACAAATAAGAGCGCTATTAATATTGTTTATTTCGAACAACAAAGAATATTCA harbors:
- the sprA gene encoding cell surface protein SprA, whose translation is MKNKIQPLLSLALVALAGGFISVFAKTGGEKQIPNQTVKSTSQDSTAKSRYPVAQLAPASATEYRQKNPIDLPNPKNVNTSVEFDTDTRNYIIRTRMGDVDIATPILLTEKEYMNQTFYQSLQSYYKSKNAEALSKGKDNLGFLNVKIGLGPADKLFGPGGIDIRTQGSAEIGLGIKRNVIDNPSLPERSRKRTYFDFDEKVQLNVNAKVGDKVNFNLNYDTEATFDFDSKKIKLQYQGKEDEIIKNIEAGNVSMPATGSLIKGSQALFGVKSTLQFGKLKATAILAQQESQSKTVNAKGGVQTTSFEIKIDQYDENRHFFLSHYFRDNYDKWMSKLPYISSGMVINRMEVWVTNKRGNYDQARNIIGFTDLGEHNAKDLSDNKWTPGSKEVPDNESNSLYKTITSWTDLREISKASQILEGQIVGGKDYEKIESARKLESSEYTYNSQLGYVSLKSALQPDEVLCVAYEYTMNGTVYQVGEFSSDNTTAGKTLYAKLLKNTSFSPDSKMWNLMMKNVYALNAYQIQKDKFRMDIVYQSDSTGNYVNYLPESKNGKQVLLKTMNLDRLDSKNENYPDGFFDYVEGFTVNSQTGRIYFPVVEPFGAHLAKQFTDANKASKYVFQELYDSTKTVAQQLAEKNKFLLKGEYKSSSGSEIRLNAMNVPRGSVKVTAGGAALTENVDYTVDYAMGVVTILNSNILESGTPVSVSLENQSTFSMQRKTLTGLNLNYEFNPNFTVGGTIMHLSEKPLTQKVNMGEESISNTIWGFNTSYRKQFQWLTDLVNKVPFINAKAPSYLTVNAEFAKLNPGHAKELGNQGTSYLDDFEATQTGYSLREYYPWTIASTPSEFAESKLSNDISYGKNRALLAWYQIDGIFTRTSSSLMPAHIKADKEQRQNNFVREVTEQEIFPNKSRVYGETSIIPVLNVAYYPKERGPYNLDVNPTSYSSGINPDGTLRDPAKRWGGVMRKLDITDFESSNIEYIEFWMMDPFVNESDAQKGSNGELVFNLGEVSEDILKDGKKSFENGFTGDKSIVDSTNWGYISKRQSLTYAFDNTTGLRKLQDIGLDGLSTTEEKSFSTYASYLASLKGYLTDAAYEKINNDPAGDNYHYFRGSDFDKDKVSILNRYKRYNGTEGNSTASSDSPEKYDVAAKNVPDVEDINQDNTLNEYERYFEYRVQINHKDTTIGNNFITDKRVALVNNKPVTWYQFKIPVHDYNKAINNIKDFKTIRFMRMYLTGFQDSVILRFATLELIRGEWRAYTQTLNKQNAASSNGSLVLSAVNIEENANRKPVAYVLPPGISRVIDPSQPQLTQLNEQALSLKITDLGASDARAVYKGSGIDLRQYKRLQMYSHAEKIAEDDKTPKSGDLSVFIRLGSDYKNNYYEYEIPLTLTEWGEYLANSTKSRLEVWPVTNMFDFPLSVLTDTKTKRNTEKNRAGTNVTFITPYTLSDPDNPANKITVVGSPSLSDVKTIMIGVRNNSTNSKSAEIWVNELRVTGFNEDGGWALTGNANLAISDIASLNVSGLKQTAGFGSIEQSVSERLTEDYQQMNVAANVELGRLVPEKVKLKAPLFYSYSEQVTSPKYSATDQDLLLQNVLNTYNTQEKRDSIKDLSQTLVKVRSFSVSSLKFDIQSKKPMPYDPANFSVGYAYNESNKHNPTTAWEISRDYRGMFTYNYSPMLKAWEPFNKVKAKSLKVVKDFGINFLPNNFGFNTNITRNYYEMLSRDLNNPTTGKLEISDPLLSWKKDFLWDRQFSLRWDFTKQIKFNINAATNARIDEPNVPVNRRLFPERYEDWKDTVNMNLRKLGRPLTYSQTANLTWTLPLSKIGFLDWTTADVKYNSSYNWDRGAYIDANTEYGNTIRNQMQIGFDSRLNLEQLYNKFKFLKDANRKFSSLQQSQGMPRRNDVMAKKEFKQTISLRKDTTLTIYHNLNSRNVKVIARKADNSLYEVSYKVIDNNKIVINSRGALSLQLTVTPGPRMEDSPIYEIGQYIARGLMSVRNISIGYRRINAMSLPSFQPEVGAFFGQGREAGLMAPGLDFAFGLTDKSYIERANNKGWLLGVGNDSTKLVTPATYNINDELQIRANVEPIRGLKIELNATRNTNNNKQIQFMYEGMPEIFTGSFTMTTIAISTSLRSVNAKRGYQSDAFDQFVKNVQTITGRIEGKYQGVIYPNSGFNKDNMTYPTYYDSKYGGVNSSSADVLIPAFIAAYTGKDANNIELSAFPSLKSLLPNWRITYDGLNQLPFIKSALKALSLNHAYRCTYSVGSYSSFTNWIAGIGAGDDLGFIRDVLTGNPIPSSPYDISSVAITESYSPLIGVDATLKNNMSIHGEYKDSRNVALNISSNQIVESLADEFVVGLGYKIADFKIFESNEKSKSNFKNDLNLRGDISYRLNQALIRKIADNFTQPTSGTSNITVKLSADYAMSKALTLRAFLDKQINKPLVSSSSYPVSNTNFGISMKFTLTR
- the ruvA gene encoding Holliday junction branch migration protein RuvA, with the protein product MLDYISGEIVELTPASVVVDCNGLGYFINISLNTYQNMSVGHRIKLYVYEAIREDAHLLYGFRDKHEREIFLLLISVSGVGTNTARVILSSMTVAELESTIASGNSKLLKTVKGIGAKTAERIIVDLKDKIKASGDSLIMGALAHSETENEAVAALIMLGFMQAASAKVVRKLLSESPQMTVEQVIKSALKLL